A DNA window from Mariprofundus aestuarium contains the following coding sequences:
- a CDS encoding cytochrome c yields the protein MRKLSVFAGLLFITLLTQSCASDPSSGRAELKNTGEADIHAVSDERIKVLMQNLKAQTYNRYDSALESEKEQAKYFREIADIAEEVGRSAKSVAFLGVQQPLNQSERVKFLGFADKLSSQAGEIKVLADSGKDRALRNKMNQMIGTCNSCHDNFRVMPGGVK from the coding sequence ATGCGTAAGCTAAGCGTATTCGCAGGCCTCCTGTTTATTACACTTCTAACTCAATCATGTGCTTCCGACCCGTCATCAGGCAGAGCAGAACTTAAGAACACCGGCGAAGCCGATATTCATGCCGTTTCAGATGAGCGGATCAAAGTACTCATGCAGAACCTGAAAGCGCAGACCTATAACCGATACGATTCAGCGCTTGAGAGCGAAAAAGAGCAGGCCAAATATTTTCGGGAGATTGCCGATATCGCCGAAGAGGTCGGAAGATCAGCGAAATCGGTTGCTTTTCTTGGGGTGCAACAGCCTCTTAATCAGAGCGAACGAGTAAAATTTCTGGGATTTGCCGACAAACTTAGTAGTCAGGCAGGTGAGATTAAAGTGCTGGCGGATTCAGGCAAGGACAGAGCGCTTCGAAATAAAATGAATCAGATGATAGGCACATGTAACAGTTGCCATGACAACTTCCGGGTCATGCCGGGGGGTGTGAAGTGA
- a CDS encoding ABC transporter permease, which produces MTQYLLKRLAGMIPLLFGITIISFGMMHLAPGEPVVVGQEFNPKVSAQDIERLRAYYGLDKPLHEQYLNWLNRLVVLDFGKSFSADGRDVIDKISERIPVTLWINILAMLLIIIIAIPIGIISAVKRDSWLDKCMTIFVFIGFAIPSFWLGLLLMISLGVNMNLLPISGLHDYNWQQMGFWQQQADLMSHLLLPIFVSAIGGLAGMSRFMRSGMLEVISSDYITTARAMGVPEQSIRYRLALKNALLPIITLLGLSIPGLIGGSVIVEQLFSLPGMGLLFFEAVMSRDYPLVMGITVIGAVLTLLGNLIADISYAWADPRIRHGRNG; this is translated from the coding sequence GTGACCCAATACCTTCTTAAACGACTTGCCGGCATGATCCCCCTTCTCTTCGGGATCACGATTATCTCCTTCGGCATGATGCATCTTGCCCCCGGCGAGCCAGTCGTGGTTGGCCAGGAATTTAACCCCAAGGTCTCCGCTCAGGATATCGAGCGCCTGCGCGCCTATTATGGGCTGGATAAGCCGCTGCATGAGCAGTACCTGAACTGGCTTAACCGGCTTGTTGTACTTGATTTCGGCAAATCATTCTCTGCCGATGGCCGGGATGTGATCGACAAAATATCCGAGCGGATCCCTGTGACCCTCTGGATCAACATCCTTGCCATGCTTCTGATTATCATCATCGCTATTCCGATTGGCATAATTAGTGCAGTTAAACGTGACTCATGGCTTGATAAGTGCATGACAATATTCGTTTTTATCGGTTTTGCTATCCCCTCTTTCTGGCTTGGTTTGCTGCTGATGATCAGTCTTGGCGTTAATATGAATCTACTGCCGATTTCCGGCCTGCACGATTACAACTGGCAGCAGATGGGCTTCTGGCAACAACAGGCAGACCTGATGAGCCATCTGCTACTGCCGATTTTCGTATCCGCGATCGGTGGCCTTGCCGGTATGAGCCGCTTTATGCGTTCCGGCATGCTTGAGGTCATCAGTTCCGACTATATCACCACAGCCCGTGCCATGGGTGTTCCTGAGCAGAGTATTCGCTACCGACTGGCACTTAAAAATGCACTGTTACCGATTATTACGCTGCTTGGCCTCTCTATTCCCGGGTTGATTGGTGGTTCCGTCATTGTAGAGCAGCTCTTCTCACTGCCGGGCATGGGACTACTCTTCTTTGAAGCGGTTATGTCGCGCGATTATCCGCTGGTGATGGGTATTACCGTTATTGGTGCGGTACTCACGCTTCTCGGCAACCTGATTGCCGATATCTCCTATGCGTGGGCTGACCCTCGAATCCGCCACGGGAGAAACGGATGA
- the erpA gene encoding iron-sulfur cluster insertion protein ErpA — MTVTLTEAAAEKVQGLLERENNAELNLRVFVSGGGCSGFQYGFTFDDQINDNDTLVENHGVKLLVDQSSFDLLNGAEIDYQTSIQGESFVIRNPNASSTCGCGKSFTPSESGTGCANNSGY; from the coding sequence ATGACAGTAACACTGACCGAGGCTGCAGCTGAAAAAGTACAGGGGCTGCTTGAGCGTGAAAATAATGCAGAGCTGAATTTGCGTGTTTTTGTCTCCGGTGGGGGCTGCTCCGGCTTTCAGTACGGTTTCACATTTGATGACCAGATTAATGATAACGACACGCTGGTTGAGAATCATGGCGTCAAACTGCTGGTGGATCAGTCCAGTTTTGACCTGCTTAACGGCGCTGAGATCGATTATCAGACCTCAATTCAGGGCGAATCCTTTGTGATCCGCAATCCCAACGCCTCATCTACATGTGGCTGTGGTAAATCCTTTACGCCATCGGAGTCCGGCACTGGCTGTGCCAATAACTCTGGCTACTGA
- a CDS encoding NAD(P)/FAD-dependent oxidoreductase, with the protein MDFDVVIIGSGPAGGMAAIQCAEAGLKTALFEKVNLPRRKVCAGGVVKRAIKLLPKDLEYPIESICDTVELRLHDPEKSFQEHRKDLVTMVNRVDFDYAIIKHAEKKGAQILDGVEVKSVIPCEEHVDIITANKRYSAAYLIIAEGANSRIANNFWDDDRVLAPALESEIMLPPEKLSEFQGVARFDFDIITSGYAWVFPKKDHISVGICSFSSKKPNLNKLFDDYKLKIGLTGQHEERNRQGFIIPVKPRQQTYMKQRMILVGDAAGFADPITAEGFTYAFKSGIEAGQAIVKGANPEEVHQLYHKGINEAIVQELNIVSKLSKPFYFSQRMRKTLFKRYGARLCRGMADLIEGKQSYHKALAKRAFIARLIINTK; encoded by the coding sequence ATGGATTTTGATGTTGTGATTATTGGCTCTGGCCCCGCCGGTGGCATGGCTGCTATTCAATGTGCTGAGGCTGGCTTGAAAACAGCCTTGTTTGAAAAAGTAAATCTACCTCGAAGAAAGGTGTGTGCTGGCGGCGTGGTTAAACGAGCCATTAAACTTTTGCCGAAGGATCTTGAATATCCAATTGAAAGCATATGCGACACGGTGGAGTTGCGTCTTCATGATCCTGAAAAGTCATTTCAAGAGCATCGAAAAGACTTGGTTACTATGGTCAATAGGGTCGATTTCGATTATGCCATTATTAAACACGCAGAAAAAAAAGGTGCGCAAATTTTAGATGGCGTTGAAGTGAAGTCTGTTATCCCTTGTGAAGAGCATGTTGATATTATAACTGCAAATAAACGTTATTCTGCTGCATATCTAATTATTGCTGAAGGAGCTAATTCTCGGATTGCCAATAACTTTTGGGATGATGACCGGGTCTTGGCGCCGGCCCTAGAGTCTGAGATTATGCTTCCTCCTGAGAAACTGAGTGAATTTCAAGGTGTTGCGCGTTTTGATTTTGATATCATTACTTCAGGTTATGCGTGGGTCTTTCCTAAAAAAGACCACATATCTGTTGGTATTTGTAGCTTTTCAAGCAAAAAACCTAATTTAAATAAGCTGTTCGATGACTATAAATTAAAAATAGGATTAACTGGACAGCATGAAGAGAGAAACAGACAGGGTTTTATAATTCCTGTTAAGCCTCGCCAGCAAACTTATATGAAGCAGCGAATGATACTTGTAGGAGATGCTGCCGGATTTGCAGATCCAATTACTGCTGAAGGGTTCACCTATGCTTTTAAAAGCGGTATTGAAGCAGGGCAAGCAATTGTAAAAGGGGCAAACCCTGAAGAGGTACACCAGCTTTACCATAAGGGAATTAATGAAGCTATCGTACAGGAGCTAAACATTGTATCTAAGTTATCGAAACCCTTTTATTTTTCGCAAAGAATGAGAAAAACTCTATTTAAACGATACGGCGCACGCTTGTGTCGTGGCATGGCTGATTTGATCGAGGGGAAACAGAGCTATCATAAGGCTTTAGCCAAACGTGCTTTTATTGCTCGCTTGATAATAAACACGAAGTAG
- a CDS encoding ABC transporter permease, whose protein sequence is MIAFAKSSPLMFVGGIIVACVTVLALLAPWIAPFDPSEINVKVILLPPSWEHWCGTDTLGRDVFSRMLYGARVSLAVGFVAVGISLLIGLVLGAVAGYSGGRVDAMMMRLTDMVLCFPTFFLILAVIAFLEPSIWNIMIVIGLTSWMGVTRLVRAEFLSLRNREFVMAAQGLGVSSIRMMWRYLLPNAMGPVLVSAVLGIAGAVLVESGLSFLGLGVQPPDASWGNILTEGKDNIQIAWWLSMFPGLAILITVLGYNLLGEGLRDYFDPKLKQ, encoded by the coding sequence ATGATTGCATTTGCCAAATCATCTCCGCTTATGTTTGTCGGCGGCATTATTGTTGCCTGCGTAACGGTACTGGCGCTACTGGCACCGTGGATCGCCCCTTTCGATCCGAGTGAAATCAATGTCAAAGTGATCCTGCTCCCTCCCTCATGGGAGCACTGGTGCGGCACTGACACGCTTGGACGCGATGTTTTTTCCCGGATGCTCTATGGTGCACGAGTTTCACTGGCAGTCGGCTTTGTTGCTGTCGGCATCTCTCTGCTCATCGGGCTGGTGCTTGGTGCTGTTGCTGGCTATAGCGGCGGAAGGGTTGATGCGATGATGATGCGCCTGACCGATATGGTGCTCTGCTTCCCTACTTTCTTTCTTATTCTCGCCGTGATTGCCTTTCTGGAGCCATCGATCTGGAATATTATGATTGTAATCGGCCTGACCTCCTGGATGGGCGTCACTCGTTTGGTTCGGGCAGAGTTTCTCTCACTGCGAAATCGTGAGTTTGTCATGGCTGCTCAGGGGCTGGGTGTCTCCTCAATTCGGATGATGTGGCGATATCTACTGCCCAACGCTATGGGCCCTGTACTGGTCTCGGCAGTGCTGGGTATTGCCGGTGCTGTACTGGTCGAGTCCGGCCTCTCTTTTCTGGGGCTTGGCGTGCAACCACCCGATGCCTCATGGGGCAATATCCTGACTGAGGGCAAAGATAATATTCAGATTGCCTGGTGGCTCTCGATGTTCCCCGGCCTTGCCATCCTGATCACGGTATTGGGGTATAACCTGCTTGGTGAAGGGTTAAGGGATTACTTCGATCCTAAGCTAAAGCAGTGA
- a CDS encoding FAD:protein FMN transferase: protein MLRLFTSMIVIALAACSAPSDIRDSRFIMGTLVEFTVVGVDDEVANTAISTAANEMQRIEDLFTVYGEHDNSVKQFNRAPVGTPVRLPDEVSRLLEAAETIKIDSHGAFDPSLGGLNLLWGFSLHDKPTAPPPQKKIEQATPPAFCVEKQGDAWMRLNKRCQLDFGAIAKGYAIDRGIEILKSHGIEHAIINAGGDLRLIGRHGDRPWRIGIRHPRLAGEVIESLELEGDVAVVTSGDYERYYLFEGRRYHHILDPKTGWPAAGSQSATVVADSAMLADAWSTALFILGNQPFPTPNNLNMRLLIVDNKGDITANTL, encoded by the coding sequence ATGTTGCGCCTGTTTACCTCCATGATTGTGATAGCGCTCGCCGCCTGCTCCGCACCCTCAGATATCCGCGACAGCCGCTTTATTATGGGGACGCTGGTGGAGTTCACTGTTGTAGGCGTTGATGACGAGGTAGCCAATACGGCAATTTCGACCGCCGCCAATGAGATGCAGCGTATTGAGGATCTCTTCACCGTTTATGGTGAACACGATAACAGTGTAAAGCAGTTCAACCGTGCACCAGTTGGGACCCCCGTCAGGTTGCCTGATGAGGTCAGCCGACTTCTTGAGGCTGCAGAAACAATCAAAATAGATAGTCATGGTGCATTTGATCCATCACTGGGGGGACTGAACCTGCTCTGGGGCTTTTCTCTACATGATAAACCAACAGCTCCCCCTCCCCAGAAGAAGATTGAACAGGCAACGCCTCCAGCCTTTTGTGTCGAAAAACAGGGGGATGCATGGATGCGATTGAATAAACGCTGTCAGCTTGATTTTGGGGCCATTGCCAAGGGGTATGCGATCGATCGAGGTATCGAAATACTGAAGTCACATGGCATTGAGCACGCTATCATCAATGCCGGTGGCGATTTACGTCTGATCGGACGCCACGGGGATCGGCCATGGCGAATCGGCATCCGCCACCCACGGCTTGCGGGCGAGGTGATTGAATCACTGGAGCTGGAGGGTGATGTGGCTGTTGTGACCTCAGGTGATTATGAGCGCTACTATCTTTTTGAGGGAAGGCGCTATCACCATATCCTTGACCCTAAAACAGGTTGGCCTGCTGCAGGCAGCCAGAGTGCAACCGTTGTCGCTGACAGCGCCATGCTGGCAGATGCCTGGAGCACAGCACTGTTCATCCTTGGGAATCAACCATTTCCTACTCCAAACAACTTGAATATGCGGCTTTTAATTGTTGATAATAAAGGTGATATTACAGCTAATACACTTTGA
- a CDS encoding RlmE family RNA methyltransferase codes for MSFSSKSKAARKTSAWYQRHANDPHVKQAQKEGKRSRAAFKLTEILDQHKLEIKKNAVVVDLGCAPGSWSVELAKKVGPDGLVIGIDLLELNQITGVTLIKGDFDSPEGQAALKNALNGRQVDVVVSDMAPEMSGNKLVDQMRMIGLNEMTLHFARQYLKPGGDILMKTFMGEGYDTFRRELGQSFKRIKNIKPAASRKTSPEFFLLGLDFKGE; via the coding sequence ATGAGTTTCAGTTCTAAGAGCAAAGCCGCGCGGAAAACCTCAGCATGGTATCAGCGCCATGCCAATGATCCGCATGTAAAACAGGCCCAGAAAGAGGGGAAACGTTCGCGTGCCGCCTTTAAACTGACTGAAATCCTTGATCAGCATAAGCTTGAGATCAAGAAGAATGCCGTGGTTGTTGACCTCGGTTGTGCACCTGGCTCATGGAGTGTCGAGCTAGCCAAAAAGGTTGGCCCGGATGGGTTGGTGATCGGTATTGACCTGCTTGAGCTTAACCAGATTACAGGCGTAACCCTGATAAAAGGCGATTTCGATAGCCCTGAAGGACAGGCTGCCCTGAAAAATGCTTTGAACGGACGTCAGGTTGATGTTGTTGTTTCCGATATGGCGCCAGAGATGAGCGGCAATAAGCTGGTGGACCAGATGCGCATGATTGGCCTGAATGAGATGACGCTTCACTTTGCCCGCCAGTATTTGAAGCCCGGTGGCGATATCCTGATGAAAACCTTTATGGGTGAAGGTTATGACACGTTCCGGCGTGAACTGGGTCAATCATTCAAACGCATCAAAAACATCAAGCCGGCCGCCAGCCGCAAGACCTCACCGGAATTTTTCCTGCTCGGGCTCGACTTTAAGGGCGAGTGA
- a CDS encoding ABC transporter ATP-binding protein, with translation MNALEINGLTKTYGNGKTALNNVTLTVPQGSFFALLGPNGAGKSTLINMLADTVRPSSGEVTLFGRELFSDRAWCKRRIGVVPQEIAFDPFFTPREVLRFTSGLFGCKPDEAWIDELFDRLELTQHCNKNTRQLSGGMRRRLLVAQALVHRPELVILDEPTAGVDVELRRRLWSFMRELNAKGITILLTTHYLDEAEELCDQVAIIDQGNLLTARPMKEMMSEIASSHLWLNYGKPVTLTAEDNSALAAFDPRANDEGVCLKLGHFEGGSTFHEAYEAAVSRFGPPIDAGVRSEDLEDVFLRLTAKEAGGRA, from the coding sequence ATGAATGCGCTTGAAATCAACGGACTGACCAAAACCTACGGCAACGGCAAAACCGCATTGAACAATGTGACGCTGACTGTACCGCAGGGAAGCTTTTTCGCGCTACTGGGCCCGAATGGCGCAGGCAAAAGCACCCTGATCAATATGCTTGCCGATACAGTGAGGCCATCTTCAGGAGAGGTAACTCTTTTCGGAAGAGAGCTGTTCAGTGATCGTGCATGGTGCAAAAGGCGCATAGGTGTTGTTCCTCAGGAGATCGCCTTTGACCCTTTCTTTACACCGCGCGAAGTACTGCGCTTCACCTCAGGGTTGTTCGGCTGCAAACCAGATGAAGCTTGGATTGATGAACTGTTCGATCGACTGGAGTTAACCCAGCACTGCAATAAAAATACCCGTCAGCTCTCCGGTGGCATGCGGCGAAGACTATTGGTGGCACAGGCGCTCGTGCACCGGCCCGAACTGGTTATTCTCGATGAACCAACCGCGGGTGTGGATGTGGAGCTTCGCAGGCGACTCTGGTCTTTCATGCGGGAGCTCAATGCCAAAGGCATTACGATTTTGCTGACCACCCATTATCTCGATGAAGCGGAGGAGCTTTGCGATCAAGTTGCAATTATCGATCAGGGCAACCTACTGACTGCACGCCCAATGAAGGAGATGATGTCTGAAATTGCTTCATCACACCTCTGGCTTAACTATGGCAAGCCAGTCACGCTGACTGCAGAGGATAACAGTGCATTGGCAGCATTTGATCCGAGGGCGAATGACGAGGGGGTCTGCCTGAAACTGGGTCACTTTGAAGGCGGCTCGACCTTTCATGAGGCATACGAAGCGGCTGTTTCCCGTTTTGGGCCACCCATTGATGCCGGTGTGCGCTCTGAAGATCTTGAAGATGTATTCCTGCGCCTGACAGCGAAGGAAGCTGGGGGCAGGGCATGA
- the tadA gene encoding tRNA adenosine(34) deaminase TadA, protein MKDDKYYMNIALQQAEIAAENGEVPVGSLLLLEDGTELISSNAPISLHDASAHAEMRVIRQACTVTNNYRLNGSTLYVTLEPCTMCAGAIVHARIKRVVYGASDPKTGAVESLYQILSDDRLNHQPEISGGVMAEQCGDLLKRFFRSRRKKR, encoded by the coding sequence ATGAAAGACGACAAATACTACATGAATATAGCGCTGCAACAGGCTGAAATCGCAGCGGAAAATGGAGAAGTTCCAGTCGGGTCCCTGCTGCTTCTTGAAGATGGCACGGAACTAATTTCCAGCAATGCACCGATATCCCTGCATGATGCTTCGGCGCATGCAGAGATGCGCGTGATCCGCCAAGCCTGCACTGTTACCAACAACTACCGCCTTAACGGCAGTACGCTCTATGTAACGCTGGAGCCCTGTACAATGTGCGCCGGTGCGATCGTGCATGCGCGCATTAAACGTGTCGTCTACGGAGCCAGTGACCCCAAAACGGGCGCTGTGGAGTCCCTCTACCAGATACTTTCAGATGATAGGCTGAATCATCAGCCGGAGATCTCAGGCGGTGTTATGGCAGAGCAGTGCGGTGATTTGCTTAAACGTTTCTTCCGCAGTAGACGCAAGAAGCGTTAA
- a CDS encoding ABC transporter permease — MRPINPRGTWTLFLREIRRFLKVKMQTIFTPALTAMLYLVIFRYAMGDRHVPGLEVDYFTFLVPGLAMMAMMQNAFANTSSSMIMGKVMGMHIYLLMAPLSAVEVVFAFLAAAVVRALVVATVFLAVLFPFVDITLLHLGIILLYGISASIIMGGLGLIAGMWAKDFDNVAMVTNFVILPLTFLSGVFYSVKQLPEIWQQFNYANPFFYLTDGFRYGFLGIGDTDPFASISIVIGSVVVTVLCCWYLWYSGWRMKE; from the coding sequence ATGAGGCCAATCAACCCGCGCGGCACATGGACGCTCTTTCTACGCGAAATTCGCCGTTTCCTGAAGGTGAAGATGCAGACCATTTTCACGCCTGCTCTGACGGCGATGCTCTATCTGGTGATATTCCGTTATGCAATGGGGGACCGGCATGTGCCGGGACTGGAGGTGGATTATTTCACCTTTCTGGTGCCAGGTTTGGCAATGATGGCGATGATGCAAAATGCCTTTGCCAACACCTCAAGTTCGATGATTATGGGTAAAGTGATGGGTATGCATATCTACCTGCTGATGGCACCGCTCTCAGCAGTCGAGGTGGTGTTTGCATTTCTGGCTGCTGCGGTAGTGCGTGCGTTGGTTGTGGCCACTGTATTTCTTGCCGTGCTGTTTCCTTTTGTCGATATCACACTCCTGCATCTAGGCATCATTCTGCTCTACGGTATCAGTGCCAGCATCATCATGGGCGGGCTGGGATTGATCGCTGGTATGTGGGCCAAGGATTTCGATAATGTGGCGATGGTGACAAATTTCGTAATTTTGCCACTGACCTTTCTCTCCGGCGTTTTCTACTCAGTAAAACAGCTGCCGGAGATTTGGCAGCAATTTAATTATGCCAATCCATTTTTCTATCTGACCGATGGATTCCGTTACGGTTTCCTCGGCATCGGTGATACAGATCCCTTTGCATCGATTTCTATTGTTATTGGCTCGGTAGTAGTTACGGTTCTGTGCTGCTGGTATTTATGGTACAGCGGCTGGAGGATGAAGGAATAA